From Oenococcus sicerae, the proteins below share one genomic window:
- a CDS encoding DHH family phosphoesterase, which translates to MKKYSRLPAFIKNYRVIYLIVVFALLAISGFIFALHFGLIIAIAWLVIVALASLLIYSLVNSLGIDFQTYMTNLNGRVSISQTSALDQMPIGVMLLNSDSDIEWVNENLMNVIGDHSIIGKNLKQADSVLYELVQANKDSGSTEIDWRDGKFSLQVQHDGQTIYLLDLTDVSKYQLFYERDRLFYGLISVDNYEEVIQDATDSESSRLIAFISGRLDGWSKKYHLFLKRMSADRYLFFGRLPDLKSLEDDRFSILDEVREESLKQNMPLSLSVGIAFGVSDLNDLAELAHRNLDLALGRGGDQVVIRNDDNPALYFGGTSNPMAKRTRVRARMIDQALSDLFANADSVFISGHQNPDMDALGAALGVWRMSRLHDLTAYIVIDEQNLQRDVQLVVEKIKEEVATSNNKLKQQLADGQTLKLVEVPFISEKKALTLASEQSLLVLVDHSRPSISAAGQLLDKLKSSLVVIDHHRIADEGFKEKPILFYVEQYASSTSELVTELLGYEDRRKSPLTKVEATALLGGIQLDTKGFTAHSGSRTFDAASFLRAAGADAQLLSSFGKESKEDLLVKSHLFELMVLDHNIATVVGENDVFYNPVLAAQAADELLKIQGVAASFVITRRPDEKVGISARSDNSINVQLIMEKIGGGGSLANAAAQIVSDDVKKVETMLQDAIFQVIGHKE; encoded by the coding sequence ATGAAGAAATATAGTCGACTACCAGCATTTATCAAAAATTACCGCGTCATTTATTTGATCGTGGTTTTTGCTTTGCTGGCTATTTCTGGTTTTATTTTCGCTTTGCACTTCGGATTGATCATCGCCATTGCTTGGCTAGTCATTGTTGCCTTAGCGTCATTACTAATTTATAGCCTGGTAAATTCACTTGGTATTGACTTTCAAACTTATATGACTAACTTAAATGGCCGTGTTTCGATTTCGCAGACTAGCGCACTGGATCAAATGCCGATCGGAGTTATGCTGTTGAATTCTGATAGTGATATTGAATGGGTCAATGAGAACTTAATGAATGTGATTGGCGACCATTCAATTATTGGCAAGAATTTAAAACAGGCTGATTCAGTTTTGTATGAATTGGTGCAGGCTAATAAAGACAGTGGTTCAACGGAGATTGATTGGCGTGATGGCAAATTTTCACTACAAGTACAGCACGATGGCCAGACGATTTATTTGCTGGATCTAACAGATGTTTCTAAATATCAGCTGTTTTATGAGCGAGATCGTCTATTTTACGGCTTGATCAGTGTTGATAATTACGAAGAAGTTATCCAAGATGCTACTGATTCTGAGTCAAGCCGTTTGATTGCTTTTATTTCTGGAAGACTGGACGGCTGGTCTAAGAAATATCACTTGTTTTTAAAAAGGATGTCGGCTGATCGTTATCTTTTTTTTGGTCGCTTGCCAGACCTTAAGTCATTAGAGGACGATCGTTTTTCAATTTTAGATGAAGTCCGTGAAGAATCTTTGAAACAAAATATGCCGCTTTCATTGTCAGTCGGAATTGCTTTTGGTGTTTCAGATTTGAATGATCTAGCTGAATTAGCCCACCGCAATTTGGATTTGGCACTAGGTCGTGGCGGTGATCAAGTTGTTATTCGAAATGATGATAATCCGGCACTTTATTTTGGCGGTACCTCTAATCCGATGGCTAAGCGGACGCGAGTTCGTGCACGGATGATTGATCAAGCACTATCTGATTTATTCGCTAATGCTGATTCTGTCTTTATTTCTGGTCACCAAAATCCAGATATGGATGCGCTAGGTGCCGCTTTGGGCGTTTGGCGGATGAGCCGTTTGCACGATTTGACTGCATATATCGTGATTGACGAACAGAATTTACAACGTGATGTCCAGCTGGTTGTGGAGAAAATTAAAGAAGAAGTTGCCACAAGCAATAACAAACTTAAGCAGCAATTAGCTGATGGCCAGACATTAAAATTAGTTGAAGTTCCTTTTATTTCAGAGAAGAAGGCCTTAACCCTTGCAAGCGAACAAAGCCTACTAGTCCTAGTTGATCATTCCCGCCCAAGTATTTCAGCCGCTGGCCAGTTGCTGGATAAATTAAAATCGTCTTTGGTCGTGATTGATCATCATCGTATCGCTGATGAAGGTTTTAAAGAAAAACCAATTCTCTTTTATGTTGAACAATATGCATCTTCGACTTCCGAGCTAGTGACGGAATTGCTCGGCTATGAGGATCGCCGTAAATCGCCATTAACTAAAGTGGAGGCAACAGCTTTACTAGGCGGTATTCAATTAGATACAAAAGGTTTTACAGCACATAGCGGATCAAGGACCTTTGATGCAGCTAGTTTTTTGCGAGCCGCCGGAGCTGATGCACAATTGCTGAGCAGCTTTGGTAAGGAATCAAAGGAAGACCTGTTGGTTAAATCTCACTTGTTTGAACTGATGGTTCTAGACCACAATATTGCAACAGTGGTCGGGGAAAACGATGTTTTTTATAATCCGGTTTTAGCTGCTCAAGCGGCCGATGAATTATTGAAAATTCAAGGTGTGGCGGCTAGCTTCGTCATTACACGACGTCCTGATGAAAAAGTTGGTATCTCTGCACGCTCAGATAACTCAATCAACGTACAATTGATTATGGAAAAGATTGGTGGTGGTGGTTCCTTAGCGAATGCTGCTGCACAAATAGTGTCTGATGATGTTAAAAAAGTTGAGACCATGTTGCAAGATGCCATTTTTCAAGTGATAGGACACAAAGAATAG
- the rpsR gene encoding 30S ribosomal protein S18, with translation MPEEHSSQRSTFNGERNNRPSRTPRGDGDRRGGRRQGGRRRVDYLAVNHIDYVDYKDADLLQRFIADNGKILPRRITGTSSKNQRKIAIAIKRARIMALLPFVVNN, from the coding sequence ATGCCTGAAGAACATTCAAGTCAAAGGTCTACCTTTAATGGCGAACGCAATAATCGTCCTAGCCGTACTCCTCGTGGAGATGGTGATCGTCGTGGCGGCCGTCGTCAAGGCGGTCGTCGTCGTGTTGATTACTTAGCTGTTAATCATATTGACTATGTTGACTACAAAGATGCTGATTTATTGCAACGCTTTATTGCTGATAATGGTAAAATTTTGCCTCGTCGCATTACTGGAACTAGCTCAAAAAATCAGCGTAAAATTGCAATTGCAATTAAGCGTGCTCGGATTATGGCTTTATTGCCATTCGTTGTCAATAATTAA
- the rplI gene encoding 50S ribosomal protein L9, whose product MKVIFTQDVKNQGKRGEIKEVPDGYANNFLIKNKKAVYASAENVSKLHGQQNLEAKKTAEILADAKQLKIQLASAKTIIQFSEHVGPDGRLNGSVTAKEIAEQLDKQFGLMVDKRKLELPQPIKTVGLHEIPAKLHTQVSATIKVNISQIN is encoded by the coding sequence ATGAAAGTTATTTTTACGCAAGATGTAAAAAACCAAGGCAAACGAGGGGAAATCAAAGAGGTTCCTGATGGCTATGCTAATAATTTTTTGATCAAGAATAAAAAAGCTGTTTATGCTTCAGCTGAAAATGTTTCCAAACTTCATGGTCAGCAAAATCTCGAAGCTAAAAAAACGGCTGAAATTTTAGCTGATGCCAAACAATTGAAAATTCAATTAGCTTCTGCAAAAACAATTATTCAATTCTCAGAACATGTGGGACCGGATGGCCGTTTAAATGGTTCTGTTACAGCCAAGGAAATTGCCGAGCAGCTGGATAAGCAATTCGGCTTGATGGTTGATAAACGTAAATTAGAACTTCCTCAACCGATTAAAACGGTCGGTTTACATGAAATTCCAGCTAAGCTTCATACTCAGGTTTCGGCAACAATTAAAGTGAATATTTCCCAAATAAATTAG
- the dnaB gene encoding replicative DNA helicase — MADSITNNRIPEEVQTEKALLSAFFYTSGLSEQQDVLDRMLGIISEDDFYDLKNKKFFQAVNELLNDDKIVEPVTVSDQMKTDKNLDAVGGEGYISEVLSSDGTIANVESYAKVVHEKATQRRLIDLFNRGNGLAHDPGSLSQDLIADIRLKLDSIEDQAENTDFIELKKSLNQTIDSLNAAAKSNSTLREGAIPSDYPYLDKLTKGWQANNLVILAARPAVGKTAFALNLAINAAKSKEIGKKTVVIFNMEMDDQSLSTRILAANARVPMDKLLTGKDLTQSSNGQVDPNADWTRIMLANERLSRLNIHLDTTPGIRINEIRAKLRNLQSQLQREDPEGGIGLVIIDYLQLIESDVNESRQQAVAAISRSLKKLAGELNVPIIALSQLSRGVEGRTTKRPMLSDLRDSGAIEQDADIVMFLYRDDYYDQDGHSEDDDDFDESAIPDRGPVELIVAKNRQGANNTVKLMFDRSIQFYGNLDPRQS; from the coding sequence ATGGCAGATTCAATTACTAACAATCGAATTCCTGAAGAAGTTCAGACTGAGAAGGCTTTGCTCTCGGCTTTTTTTTATACTAGCGGACTAAGCGAACAGCAAGACGTTTTAGACCGAATGCTGGGCATTATTTCTGAAGATGATTTTTATGATCTTAAAAATAAAAAGTTTTTTCAAGCCGTCAACGAATTACTTAATGACGATAAAATAGTTGAACCTGTCACTGTTTCCGATCAAATGAAAACTGATAAGAATCTTGACGCTGTTGGTGGAGAAGGCTACATCTCGGAAGTTTTGTCATCTGATGGCACAATTGCCAATGTTGAAAGCTATGCCAAAGTTGTTCATGAAAAGGCAACTCAACGCAGGCTGATCGATCTCTTTAACCGCGGCAATGGTTTGGCTCATGATCCGGGTTCTCTTTCACAAGATCTAATTGCCGATATTCGATTAAAGTTAGATTCAATCGAAGACCAAGCCGAAAATACTGATTTTATCGAACTTAAAAAATCTTTAAATCAAACTATTGATAGCTTAAATGCTGCCGCTAAAAGTAATTCAACTTTACGTGAAGGTGCGATTCCTAGTGATTACCCCTATCTTGATAAATTGACCAAGGGTTGGCAGGCAAATAACTTGGTTATTTTAGCCGCACGTCCGGCTGTTGGTAAGACGGCTTTTGCTTTGAATTTAGCGATCAATGCTGCAAAGTCCAAAGAAATTGGCAAAAAGACAGTTGTGATCTTCAATATGGAAATGGATGATCAATCATTATCGACGCGTATTTTAGCAGCTAATGCCAGAGTGCCGATGGACAAGCTGCTAACAGGTAAAGATTTAACACAGTCATCCAATGGTCAAGTAGATCCTAACGCTGATTGGACGAGGATCATGTTGGCTAATGAACGCTTAAGCCGTTTAAACATTCATTTAGATACGACACCAGGTATTCGAATCAATGAAATTAGGGCTAAATTACGTAACTTGCAATCGCAGCTGCAGCGCGAAGATCCAGAAGGCGGAATCGGTTTGGTGATTATTGATTATCTTCAATTGATCGAATCGGATGTGAATGAATCTCGTCAGCAAGCAGTTGCAGCTATTTCTCGATCCTTAAAGAAACTTGCAGGCGAGTTGAACGTGCCGATTATAGCCTTGTCACAATTATCTCGTGGTGTCGAGGGTAGAACAACCAAACGGCCAATGCTCTCTGATTTGCGTGATTCTGGTGCGATCGAGCAGGACGCAGATATTGTTATGTTTTTATATCGTGATGATTATTACGATCAAGATGGTCACTCGGAAGATGATGATGATTTTGATGAATCGGCTATTCCGGATCGTGGACCGGTTGAATTGATCGTGGCCAAAAACCGTCAGGGCGCTAATAATACCGTGAAATTAATGTTTGATCGTAGTATTCAGTTTTACGGCAATCTAGACCCTCGCCAATCATAA
- the ssb gene encoding single-stranded DNA-binding protein: MINRVVLVGRITRDVELRYTGNGDAVGSFTIAVERNFTNRAGDREADFISCVIWRKPAENFANFTGKGAMVAVEGRLQTRTYDNNQGQKVYVTEIVVDNFQLLETRAQSEARRAQNGTPANGNASSAAPRSQSNFNIPTQQQPNPFDSQFSNNSQSASTNHNQANNSSSPFNTDAGNDSLDISDDDLPF, from the coding sequence ATGATCAATCGAGTTGTATTAGTTGGTAGAATCACCCGTGACGTTGAGTTGCGTTATACAGGAAATGGTGATGCGGTAGGTTCCTTTACAATTGCAGTTGAGCGGAATTTTACGAATCGTGCTGGTGATCGTGAAGCTGATTTTATCAGTTGTGTGATTTGGCGAAAACCTGCTGAAAATTTTGCCAATTTTACTGGTAAAGGTGCTATGGTTGCTGTCGAAGGTCGTTTACAAACGCGGACCTATGATAATAATCAAGGCCAAAAAGTTTATGTGACCGAAATCGTGGTTGATAATTTTCAGTTACTGGAAACGCGTGCGCAGTCCGAAGCTCGGCGCGCTCAAAATGGTACGCCAGCCAATGGTAATGCTTCTTCTGCTGCACCGCGAAGTCAAAGTAATTTCAATATTCCAACGCAGCAGCAGCCGAATCCTTTTGATTCGCAATTTAGCAATAACTCGCAATCTGCTTCAACTAATCATAATCAAGCCAATAACTCTAGTAGTCCTTTTAATACGGACGCAGGAAATGATTCGCTTGATATCTCAGATGATGATCTCCCATTCTAA
- a CDS encoding ATP-binding cassette domain-containing protein, with protein sequence MKKVQKLVFVLISMLSFLICFVYANNKESYYQMPAYKLSGGEQQRVALIRLLLKKAEIILADEPTGSLDLQNGYQVMNILKSFAEHGSIVVMVTHSNQFDSYFDQIINI encoded by the coding sequence ATGAAGAAAGTACAGAAATTGGTATTTGTATTGATCTCGATGCTTTCTTTTTTGATTTGTTTTGTTTATGCGAATAATAAGGAAAGCTATTATCAAATGCCCGCTTATAAATTAAGCGGGGGAGAACAGCAGCGTGTTGCCTTGATAAGGCTATTGCTCAAAAAGGCGGAAATTATTTTAGCCGATGAGCCCACCGGTTCATTAGATCTGCAAAATGGTTATCAGGTTATGAATATTTTAAAATCTTTCGCCGAGCATGGTAGTATCGTGGTCATGGTGACGCATTCAAATCAGTTTGATAGTTATTTTGACCAGATCATTAATATTTAA